The DNA segment ATCGCCATAGGGGGAGGGGTTGCAGGGGAGGGGGGATGCTCCCCCCTCCCCTGTCCCCACCCCCCTGCGTGGCGATATCCAGTGGAAATCCGTGGACGGGTATTTAGTGAGTCCCAATGCAGATCTGAAACTTGAGAACCGCCAGGTTTTCGTTGAACGGCCAGCGGAACGGCAGGAGTAGGAACATAGTGGACGCAGGCCGGGGATCCTGGAATCCCCTCCCTTTACTCCCCGCTCGAAGACCTCTGGTCTTCTCGAACTCCTTCCCCTGCGGGGAAGTCGTCCTTCGCACCTTAACGGTTCTCACGCTCCTGCCCTACGGGCAGTCGCGCCCTTCAGCCCATCGCGCCAAATCCCCGATACTTCCCCTGCTCGAGCATCGCGTCTAGGATAACCATCGCGAGCATGCACTCCGCAACCGGGACGACCCGCGGCGCGATGCAGGGGTCGTGCCGCCCTTCGACCGTTATCTCCCGCTCCTTCCCGGCGATATCGACGGTCCGTTGCGCCTTGCGGATCGAGGGCGTCGGCTTGACGGCAAGCCGGACGACGATATCCTGCCCGGTGCTGATTCCGCCAAGAACGCCGCCCGCATGGTTGCTCGAAAACCCTTCTGCGGTGATCGGATCGTTCATCTCGCTCCCGAAGAACCTCGCGGCGCCGAACCCCTCGCCAAGCTCGACACCCTTCACCGCACCGATGCCCATCATCGCCCCGGCGATGGCGGCGTCGAGCTTTCCGAATACCGGGTCGCCGAGCCCCGCCGGGCACCCGGAGGCCGTCACCTCAACGATGCCGCCCACGGAGTCGCCCGCATCCCGGGCGGCACGGATCTCCGCTTCCATCGTTTCCGGATCCGTCGCGGCGTGCACCTCGACGACCCTCCCCCGGACCGTGATGCCGCTGGGTTCGAGGCAGCGAATCGCCACCGCTCCCGCCGCGACCCGCGCAAGGGTCTCCCGGCCCGAACTCCTCCCGCCGCCGCGGTGGTCACGAAGCCCGTACTTCGCCTGCCAGGTGTAGTCCGCGTGCCCCGGCCGGAAGACGTCCCGGAGTGCGTCATAGTCCTCCGACCGGACATCCCGGTTCCTGACGAGGAGCGCGATCGGAGCGCCGGTCGTCTTTCCCTCAAAAATTCCCGAGAGGATCTCCACCCTGTCCGCCTCCTGCCGCCCGGACGCAAGCGGGCTCTTCCCCGGCCGCCTGCGGTCGAGGTAGGGCTGGATATCCGCCTCCGCGAGGGGGACATTGGGCGGGCAGCCGTCGACGACCGCACCCACCGCCAACCCGTGGCTCTCGCCGAACGTCGTGCACCTGAAATTTCTTCCGAACGTGTTCATGCAAGCATCTCCCGAACCAGTTCCGGCGTGACCGCAAGTCCGGTTATCAGCCGGAACTGCTCCGTCGCCTGGTGGACGAACATCTCCGTGCCGGGTATCGTCTCGCACCCGGCCTCTCTCGCCGCCCGGATGAGCGGCGTCTCCGGTGGCGTGTAGACGAGGTCAAATACGGTCGTCCCACGCTCGAGGTCGTCCGCGGCAAGCAGGCTCCGGGTGTCGGGCTCCATCCCGACCGGGGTTGCGTGTACCACTACATCGGCGTCGCCCCCTTTGAACTCTTCGAGACCGCCCCACCGACAGTCGAACCGCTCTGCAAGCCCCCGCGCTGCACCCGGAGCCCGGGCAAGCACCGTGACGTCCATATCAAGCGTTCTGAGCGCGTAGACCGCCGCGGCCGCCGCGCCCCCGGCGCCGAGCACCGCCGCCCGGCCGCCCCGCCGGTGGGCGAGCGGGATCTGTACCCCCAGCCAGTCGGTGTTGTGGCCGTACATCCTCCCGCCACACCGGACAATGGTGTTCACCGCCCCGATCGCTGTCGCGTGCTCGTCGATCTCATCGAGATGGCGCATCACGTCGGTCTTGAACGGGATGGTTACGGATAAGCCCTTCAGGGGGAGGAGGGTCGCGAGGCGGACGATGGTTCCCGCATCCGGCCACTCGAAGCGCGTGTAGTGATAGTTCATCCCGAAGTGTTGAAAGAGCCGGTTGTAGAGGAGCGGGCTCCTGCTGTGGGCGCAGGGGTTGCCGGCGATGGCGCATACCATAAGGCCCGGGTTCCGGTCGATCATAGCCCCGAGGCCCGAAAGGCCGAACCGTTCAAGGAGGGCGTCGCGCTCAGGCCTTCGCGTCTTCGCGTCTTCGCGTGCGGTCACATTCCCATACCCTTGCTCCCGGACGATCATATCCGCGACCTCCCCGGGCGTGCGCCTCCCGGTATCGATGCAGGCGTCGGCCGCGCCGAGGTAGGCCTCCTTTCTCCGGAGAA comes from the Methanoculleus marisnigri JR1 genome and includes:
- a CDS encoding chorismate synthase produces the protein MNTFGRNFRCTTFGESHGLAVGAVVDGCPPNVPLAEADIQPYLDRRRPGKSPLASGRQEADRVEILSGIFEGKTTGAPIALLVRNRDVRSEDYDALRDVFRPGHADYTWQAKYGLRDHRGGGRSSGRETLARVAAGAVAIRCLEPSGITVRGRVVEVHAATDPETMEAEIRAARDAGDSVGGIVEVTASGCPAGLGDPVFGKLDAAIAGAMMGIGAVKGVELGEGFGAARFFGSEMNDPITAEGFSSNHAGGVLGGISTGQDIVVRLAVKPTPSIRKAQRTVDIAGKEREITVEGRHDPCIAPRVVPVAECMLAMVILDAMLEQGKYRGFGAMG
- the aroE gene encoding shikimate dehydrogenase is translated as MKVVLTGFRGTGKTSVGLILADRLGLPFYDTDAMIERRAGMPIPEIFRQHGEAHFRALEREVVAALRTAEGVIGTGGGAVCDPANVADLRRHGRVFLLTAPPGVIVERIAGSDRPGLTDLAPEEEVRTLLLRRKEAYLGAADACIDTGRRTPGEVADMIVREQGYGNVTAREDAKTRRPERDALLERFGLSGLGAMIDRNPGLMVCAIAGNPCAHSRSPLLYNRLFQHFGMNYHYTRFEWPDAGTIVRLATLLPLKGLSVTIPFKTDVMRHLDEIDEHATAIGAVNTIVRCGGRMYGHNTDWLGVQIPLAHRRGGRAAVLGAGGAAAAAVYALRTLDMDVTVLARAPGAARGLAERFDCRWGGLEEFKGGDADVVVHATPVGMEPDTRSLLAADDLERGTTVFDLVYTPPETPLIRAAREAGCETIPGTEMFVHQATEQFRLITGLAVTPELVREMLA